CATAAgctgtaagtttttgattggtcgaatacatacaatgcacggGATTAACATTCGATACACTATGACAATTCCTGTAAAGTTGTTTCCAGTTTGAAGTATGAATCCCTTTAAATtcaatgattatatatttatatccatATCAACAATTCTATAAAAGTAATTTGCTCACTAAATcacaaaaacacaaacacacaagAATAATGACATTGAGGGGAGTGAAAGCTAGGGAGAAAAAAGGGACCTTACTTGGTGGTGCCGGTTGTGGTGAAGACGGCGCGTAGAATATGGCGGCGGCTCGTATTGTGAGAACTAGGTGTCACACCTCAAAGTGCCGTCACGTCATACGTCAGATCAGCTGTCGTGATATCTGCCCTCTCTGTGTTTCGTTTTCTTCAACCAAAGCTTACAGTATTATTTACTGTTGACTGTTGAATAACTgactttttatgtgtttttattcTGTTATTTCAGATGGATTTTGCTCATCATAGTCAGACTAAAATGCTTTACAgcattaaaatcatttttattttaaataacaattagcAGACATAAAAAATCCCTGTATGTAGACTTTGTTCGGGCATAATTAGATTCAAGCATGAAGGACAAAGTTTACGCTGTGCTTTCGGGCGGATTACTAGAACTTTTCCACCTATtgggtatttaaaatagataTATTTACTTTGAGAATTCTCTAAAGACGAATTTGTTTAacacaacgtatgttagaccccGTTGTcaaatcacgacacgaagtttcaagagAATTcatatttaaacaaaaaaagacTAACACAAATTTAATCTAAGATACAAACAATACACCTAaatagtaaatataaatatggttTTGCGAATGACTATCATGCGTTGTTTTTAACGTGCATACatacttaaatatttttgtcgTTAAATTCAGATTTGGGCTTTTAATAAGATACCAATTTGTTATTTGGGGTTTTCATGAATGATACTATGATAGAGATCTCTAACCTCTTCTTAGCAAATCCTTATAAATTTCACTTAAATGACTAACTTAATATCAACTAAATTACTAACACTTTTTCATTAAAATATGACCAATAACATAATTTACATGTTCTGTCTGATCTTTATCCATGACACTTGACTAGCTTTGAAACTTATGAATATAACCCTTCATTAACATGACATGAAAATTGTTGTACATTCTCATCTGTGATTCGGGGTCAAGACATCTGACCGCACCCAAATTTTGCAGGATCTATAATCAAACACAATCTTGATGGaaagaaacacacaaaacacGTGTCATATAATCCAACCAACACATCTTATATTTTATGGAAACCATGTATATATGTTCTATATTCTATGCGACCAGGTGATTACAGCACACTATATTAGTTGACCAAGCAGACTCTGAAACTAAAAACACATTTCAGTTTTGCTGCGGAAATTGGGGACTTCATCTAGACCATTATCTAAGCTTTAAGGTACCTATTTTGGATAGATTTATATTATCTAATTAATGTTAGAAGTAATTTTGATTGCATAAATTGGCTTGCACAATTGACTTTAGAAATGAAGGTGTATAAGCAAGGGCACTTGATGGTTAGCTTGCAGCAACAGCATCAGCTCTGGGGCTAGCATCCATAAGTTGATGCAGGGGTGCACCAGAACCAGAGCTGGTGGCCTCTCCAACAACAGAACCTGAACCGTTGTCAACTCTAGCGAGAAGGTTAGCAGTGCTCAAAGACAAACTTTTTTCGGGCCTTGGATCTTCTGTGGCTTCTTCAAGTCGTGTTTTCTTAAGTTTTTCCTGTAACCAAAGAAGCACAATAAAATCATCATTGCAATGTCTGATTCTGCACCAAATTGTTTAAAATGCCCTCCATTACAACAAAATAAGTCGATAATATTGACTTGAAACTTGATATAAGAAAGAGCAACTGCATAGAACAATTACGCAATATAGGCGGATTTCCATTTTGAGTAACAAACTTTCTTTTCAACCAAAGGTAACCTACTTCCAAAAAAACTTGATTAAAAGTGACCAAATAGAAAGTTCTGACTTATGATATTCTGAAGGGTCAAAACGATGAAGCATTAGACTCTTTGACCATGTTGACTTTTTTACAATGACATGATTTGGCACATAGAACCGCTATAAACAAAGTGTGTTACTCAAAATAAAAGCCCTTACCTTTTATTCGCAACGTGCTACAAATAATTTGCAATTTACACAAGATGGAAGTTTATATAATACggaaaaagtataaaatttgaaCCAGTACCAGTAGTTTAGCATTTTGAAGCTTCAGATGATCTGAATTAACAGTTAACCGGTTAATCTCAGACTTGAGTTTCAAGTTTTCGCCAGTGAGGGATTCTACTTTAGCACCAAGTTCTTCAGCTTCAGCCTGGATATTGGAACATTGTTCAAACcgaaagttaaaaataatattagtcAAGAATGCCAGTGGGTTAAAGTGCGCTGCAAACGTCGGAAATAGTAAGAAAACAAACCTTATAAGCCATGCCCCTATTTTGGTTATTGGGAAACCATGAACCCTAATATGGGATTTCTAAATTATCCATGTATGATTAAGATCATAAAATTAGAAAAGTTCCCTTTACCTGTTTCCTTAATCTTGACCTCCTGGCAGATTCTCGGTTTGACTGCTTTCTTTTCTCCCTTTTCAGTTCTCGCTCATTCTGGAGATAAATCATGTTATCTAAACTCAGAACTCAAACTAAAATTCACAGATGAAGTTTGATAGCAATTGTTACGAAACTATTACGAATATGTCTTGTTTCATGGTCTATTATTAATATTTGCAAGGATATAagagtaataaaaaaaactacccCATGGACCTGAAGTATGCCAGTGCTGGGCACCATGGTCATGTTAGGAGTTGCAGGAGACATCTTAACTTCAAACTCGCTTCCTGAGTCAGTAGAAATGGCCATCTTCCCGGGAGTAACTGTGACACCTATCACTTTCTTGGAGCCTCCAGTTGCATCATGGTGCTCAGTTTTGCCAACTTCAGCTGATGGTACAAAGGGTTAGTGTAGATACTCGTAACCCGTATTTTTTATAAAGTCATGTTATATTTGTAACTTACAACTCGTAGATGATCCCCCACGTCTCTTTTTCCGGCCATTTTTAGCTCCCTGAATGTAACATTGAAGGCTTTAACATCATTTGCATGCCGTTTACAGCAATGAAAAGGTTCAGTTCTTACCTCTGTAATATTCCTTTCACTTCCTTCACTAGAACCTCCTGTCTCCCCACTGTTTAAACATTAAAGGGCTATAAATTTTACCAACAATATATTTGTCACTGCAACACAATTTAACCTACCTATTAGAGTTTCCATTTTCAGCACTGCCTCCATTAATGTTCCCTATTGACATTGCCAACCCATCAACTTCTTTCAACTTCTTAATTAAGCCTTGATCTGAATTCCCTGTTGACTTAGCTGACTGCATCGTGCAAACATGAGTTCATTTATTCCACTGAATTACAATCAGACAAGAATGTATTGAAGACTTACAATGGTGACTCCTGGATGTGTGTAAACACCTCCATGTGGATACATTGCACCATAAGGTGGCATCATATGCTGAACCACAAGTATAGAACAAAGGTCAACAGGTGATGGTCATGACGTAAGTGtcaaaatatttatacaacTACAGAAGTAGTATGGTACAATACCTGCATTGGACCCCACATATAAGGCGGATGAGGATGACCAGACGCAATAGCCGGATTGAAGTATGGTGGCATAACCATTCTGGGGCCATAATAAGCCTGCAAAAATGTTAGTGGCTTAATTGAGTTCTTTTGGTTCAAGAACACCATTTTAGGTAGCATAAATGACAGTTGAGACTAATTTAACCTGCATGGCTGCCCAATCAGAATATGCATGAGTGGTCTGCTGCTGCTCCTGACAAGGTAAACATAATAGAACACCGTAAGGGAAGAAACAAACATTCCATGAGACATAAGATATAGTACAACATCTTATGATAATATCACCCAAATGGTGCAACACAGCACAGACTGGTTCTAGATTGAACTAATGGCACAAAAGTTGAATGACATACTGAAATGGAAAATATCTGTATGAAATGATACGGAATGATATAACGCAATATAAAATGATGCgtcataaataaaattttatagatGTAAGATCTCAGTGTGTTTGTTACTTTGTTAAGATGGCAAGTTGACAAAGTAACAGAACCATCATTATGTAATATTTATGTACCATACTtatgaatatatttataaagaatTTGATGTTCTCACTCAGTTTCGGATAAATAAGTATATTTTCTTTATACTACGCAGTTTTTCTCTACGTGTATTCACACTgacaataaaaaagaagaaaagtgtCTGGATTCACCAAGCAACTGAACCACGTCAACTCATTTGACCCGTGAAATTTTTTGCCgtatgataaaataaataaccaaTTGACCTGAACTTTTTGACTCATTGCACAATCAGCCCAACCCGCTCTTTCTTTACTCAATCCAGAAGATCTAAATGTATTTCCAAATATGAAGACATGCTTTCCATCTTACCTGAGGAGGCGAAGACGTGTCTTCAGACTTGGAATCCTTTACTTCTTCAGAGCTAACCATTGCAAAAAACACCTTACACTATTCTAAATATCTTGTGGTCCTTTCAGGCTCAGCTATGTAACTTGTCT
The sequence above is drawn from the Erigeron canadensis isolate Cc75 chromosome 4, C_canadensis_v1, whole genome shotgun sequence genome and encodes:
- the LOC122596212 gene encoding common plant regulatory factor 1-like isoform X1, whose translation is MVSSEEVKDSKSEDTSSPPQEQQQTTHAYSDWAAMQAYYGPRMVMPPYFNPAIASGHPHPPYMWGPMQHMMPPYGAMYPHGGVYTHPGVTISAKSTGNSDQGLIKKLKEVDGLAMSIGNINGGSAENGNSNSGETGGSSEGSERNITEGAKNGRKKRRGGSSTSSEVGKTEHHDATGGSKKVIGVTVTPGKMAISTDSGSEFEVKMSPATPNMTMVPSTGILQVHGNERELKREKRKQSNRESARRSRLRKQAEAEELGAKVESLTGENLKLKSEINRLTVNSDHLKLQNAKLLEKLKKTRLEEATEDPRPEKSLSLSTANLLARVDNGSGSVVGEATSSGSGAPLHQLMDASPRADAVAAS
- the LOC122596212 gene encoding common plant regulatory factor 1-like isoform X2, producing the protein MVSSEEVKDSKSEDTSSPPQEQQQTTHAYSDWAAMQAYYGPRMVMPPYFNPAIASGHPHPPYMWGPMQHMMPPYGAMYPHGGVYTHPGVTISAKSTGNSDQGLIKKLKEVDGLAMSIGNINGGSAENGNSNSGETGGSSEGSERNITEGAKNGRKKRRGGSSTSSEVGKTEHHDATGGSKKVIGVTVTPGKMAISTDSGSEFEVKMSPATPNMTMVPSTGILQNERELKREKRKQSNRESARRSRLRKQAEAEELGAKVESLTGENLKLKSEINRLTVNSDHLKLQNAKLLEKLKKTRLEEATEDPRPEKSLSLSTANLLARVDNGSGSVVGEATSSGSGAPLHQLMDASPRADAVAAS